From a single Fusarium fujikuroi IMI 58289 draft genome, chromosome FFUJ_chr03 genomic region:
- a CDS encoding related to regulatory protein alcR yields MRLESDGNMKRSHYACDQCRRSKRACDAPPLLGPASSRCSTSSMTVGERLTSGTGHEPCSYCTKTRKTCTMNWAWSQIQAATSLDASGHGPNVPVKRQRSEAAHTSHQATPAFEKQDPISAGSRVNDASRPLSHHPNRLTQDSRLSNLQRAAQQPASSSISGTSFQTPLTHNNTPALNNYNTIAGQFSPSYPQSAYSQPNDSRLSIQSQLNAWSSTPPSNSSRSYSHLSTPSVGEDTASEDDATRLKRRRTSPIWTDRRMNSLSPFSVDQTMMTRTNNQFISTNLLQIYHDVLEHNLSCWLTEVTCPYRAPGYVTSGNYAPTEWGSSWSNRIYRRTINLDHAIQTAKLTRLTRAEDQGAAKAFHLAIMAFATQWAQGSRRQQQRYSDEDERPEDILNDINEEFDRNIQRNIWEQAKRALQEVSDVESYRVATAELIFGLTQKPWTRDDESMAPKNPSTLISASPKVDLKALNAELGEIISRDGLPVFMERAARKMHALKFRFDSGRRGVTGPLTSPKNNDLLSMMNPEDRGTVGLLYWLAVMLDTVSSSMSERPVVVADADSQHDDADEDLDSTTNGRWNVPLFIQDNLEQPHMYHTVHWPCSYESAAEAVTKSAPVKVLLFRHVSYLQNILRRGGRGEKVEETIKNTTSLYRYWNMTHGAFFKELLHDYESVPARLQSWFVCISAHWNLGALMLADLIEYVDENELGETTASQSRLASKMVTRIREASARELSDLAKVSTPSHNLPNMTAPQMSHFHHAVNEATILTEPWTIILIRAFAKAAMILIHEANDFLEFGLTTPANTGHDFQESMRRAQDCVKGLWILGKKSDMARRSADTLVSAMKKLKV; encoded by the exons ATGCGTC TGGAGTCAGATGGGAATATGAAGCGAAGTCATTACGCCTGTGACCAATGCCGAAGGTCAAAGCGAGCTTGCGATGCACCACCTCTTCTTGGCCctgcatcttcaagatgcagcaCCAGTTCCATGACAGTTGGAGAGCGGCTCA CCTCTGGGACTGGCCATGAGCCTTGTTCTTACTGCAcaaagacgaggaagacgtGTACTATGAATTGGGCTTGGTCGCAAATACAAGCGGCGACTTCATTAGATGCTTCAGGCCATGGGCCAAATGTTCCGGTCAAGAGGCAAAGAAGTGAAGCGGCTCATACATCACACCAAGCAACACCAGCTTTTGAGAAACAAGATCCGATATCTGCGGGTTCGCGCGTCAATGACGCATCGCGGCCTCTGTCTCATCACCCCAATCGTCTCACTCAAGACTCACGTTTATCCAACCTTCAAAGAGCAGCTCAACAACCGgcctcaagctcaatcaGCGGCACATCATTTCAAACACCTCTCACTCATAATAATACACCAgctcttaataattataacaCCATAGCTGGTCAGTTCTCGCCCAGTTACCCGCAATCGGCTTATTCGCAACCGAATGACTCGCGTCTCTCAATCCAGTCACAACTCAACGCTTGGTCATCTACTCCcccatcaaactcatcacgATCCTACAGTCACTTATCTACGCCGTCAGTTGGAGAGGACACGGCCAGCGAAGATGACGCGACCAGGTTAAAGCGTCGGCGCACATCGCCAATCTGGACTGATCGTCGTATGAACTCGTTATCGCCATTCTCAGTTGACCAGACAATGATGACGAGAACCAACAACCAGTTCATTTCTACAAATCTCCTTCAAATTTACCATGATGTTCTCGAACATAATCTTTCATGTTGGCTCACAGAAGTCACATGCCCCTACAGAGCTCCAGGTTATGTCACCTCGGGGAATTACGCCCCTACAGAATGGGGATCATCGTGGTCAAATCGTATCTATCGCCGCACTATCAACCTCGACCATGCAATCCAGACAGCCAAACTCACTCGGCTAACTCGGGCTGAAGACCAAGGCGCCGCCAAGGCATTCCATCTCGCAATCATGGCATTTGCAACGCAATGGGCTCAAGGCAGTCGACGCCAACAACAGCGCTATTCTGACGAGGATGAAAGGCCAGAGGATAttctcaacgacatcaatgAGGAGTTTGACCGAAACATTCAGCGGAATATTTGGGAGCAAGCAAAAAGAGCCCTACAAGAAGTTTCAGACGTCGAATCATATCGTGTAGCAACGGCAGAGCTAATATTTGGTCTCACGCAAAAGCCATGGACCCGCGATGATGAGTCGATGGCCCCGAAGAACCCCAGCACATTGATCAGTGCTTCTCCAAAGGTTGATCTGAAGGCTTTGAACGCCGAGCTTGGGGAAATCATATCACGAGATGGCCTTCCGGTCTTCATGGAGAGAGCCGCACGAAAGATGCATGCTCTCAAATTCCGTTTCGATTCAGGCCGCCGTGGAGTCACTGGGCCTCTCACCAGTCCTAAGAACAACGATTTACTATCCATGATGAATCCTGAAGATCGTGGCACTGTTGGGCTGTTATACTGGCTTGCAGTTATGCTTGATACTGTTTCGTCGTCTATGAGTGAGCGTCcagttgttgttgctgatgcAGATAGTCAGCATGACGATGCAGACGAAGATCTTGACTCGACGACAAACGGACGGTGGAACGTACCTCTATTTATCCAAGACAATCTGGAGCAGCCTCACATGTACCATACTGTGCACTGGCCTTGCTCTTATGAATCAGCAGCTGAAGCCGTCACTAAATCAGCACCCGTCAAGGTCCTCCTCTTCCGGCACGTCTCTTATCTGCAAAATATTCTAAGAAGAGGTGGTCGAGGTGAGAAAGTTGAAGAAACAATCAAAAACACAACCTCGCTATATCGATATTGGAATATGACACATGGTGCGTTCTTCAAGGAGCTCCTTCACGACTACGAATCAGTGCCAGCCCGTCTTCAGAGCTGGTTTGTCTGTATCTCAGCACATTGGAACCTCGGTGCTCTCATGCTCGCCGATCTGATCGAGTATGTCGATGAGAACGAGCTAGGAGAAACAACGGCGTCTCAGAGCAGATTAGCCAGCAAGATGGTCACAAGAATACGTGAAGCGAGTGCACGAGAACTATCCGATCTGGCAAAAGTATCAACGCCAAGTCACAACCTACCAAACATGACGGCACCTCAGATGTCACATTTCCACCATGCAGTAAACGAAGCAACTATTCTTACAGAGCCTTGGActatcatcctcatcagggCGTTTGCCAAGGCAGCTATGATATTAATACATGAAGCAAACGATTTCTTGGAGTTTGGGCTGACAACTCCGGCGAACACTGGTCATGATTTTCAGGAGAGTATGCGTCGTGCACAAGATTGTGTAAAGGGTTTGTGGATATTAGGAAAGAAGTCTGATATGGCGAGGAGGTCGGCAGATACCCTGGtctcggcgatgaagaagttgaaagTATAA